A genomic region of Rhodococcus pyridinivorans contains the following coding sequences:
- the entS gene encoding enterobactin transporter EntS, translated as MAVFEKLLIDLDPLRTSREFRYLFTARVVSLFGLGFLIVAVPVQVYQLTGSTAQVAAVSAVIGATTFGATFAGGVLADRYDRRNVIALARGTAGVAFALLAINAFLPEPQMWAIYVLAVVDGIAGGISSTALMAVTPSLIPRDKLAAAGALMALTADLGSMIGPALGGVVIAAGGVGVAYALAAFTTAITTFCITRLPSLPPTHVAEESPLKSVVSGFRYAAHNRVVGQVLIVGFLAMLLSGWAVLIPEFADEVLGVGPSVVGLLYTAPAVGAVVGSLTSGWTGSIRRYGLVVYLLMAVSAAGLVGAGATGVLAVVLLGLAAHGFGDSLADVVRYATVQRNTSDEYRGRIAAVWGAQVTAGTSVGAVAAGVVASLVPISMALTIYGVAGVVIIAIMFVATPTLRRFEDTGDLEAVG; from the coding sequence GTGGCCGTCTTCGAGAAGCTCCTCATCGACCTCGACCCGCTGCGGACCAGCCGCGAGTTCCGGTACCTGTTCACCGCACGCGTCGTGTCGCTGTTCGGTCTCGGTTTCCTCATCGTGGCCGTGCCCGTGCAGGTGTACCAGCTCACCGGCTCGACGGCGCAGGTCGCCGCCGTCTCCGCGGTGATCGGTGCGACCACCTTCGGGGCCACCTTCGCGGGCGGGGTGCTCGCCGACCGGTACGACCGGCGGAACGTCATCGCCCTCGCCCGCGGCACCGCGGGCGTCGCCTTCGCGCTGCTGGCGATCAACGCGTTCCTGCCCGAACCGCAGATGTGGGCGATCTACGTGCTCGCCGTCGTCGACGGCATCGCGGGCGGGATCTCGTCGACCGCGCTCATGGCGGTAACCCCCAGCCTGATCCCGCGCGACAAGCTCGCCGCGGCCGGCGCGCTCATGGCGCTGACCGCCGACCTCGGCTCCATGATCGGCCCGGCGCTCGGCGGTGTCGTCATCGCCGCCGGTGGTGTGGGTGTGGCCTACGCGCTCGCGGCGTTCACCACCGCGATCACCACCTTCTGCATCACCCGCCTGCCGTCGCTGCCGCCGACGCACGTGGCGGAGGAATCACCGCTGAAGTCGGTGGTGTCGGGTTTCCGGTACGCGGCACACAACCGCGTAGTGGGGCAGGTGCTGATCGTCGGATTCCTCGCGATGCTGCTGTCCGGCTGGGCCGTGCTGATCCCGGAGTTCGCCGACGAGGTGCTCGGCGTCGGACCGTCGGTGGTCGGCCTGCTCTACACCGCACCCGCCGTCGGAGCCGTGGTCGGCTCGCTGACCAGCGGCTGGACCGGCTCGATCCGCCGGTACGGGCTGGTGGTGTACCTGCTCATGGCGGTCTCCGCCGCCGGTCTGGTGGGTGCCGGCGCGACCGGCGTCCTCGCCGTCGTGCTGCTCGGTCTGGCCGCGCACGGTTTCGGCGACTCGCTCGCGGACGTCGTGCGGTACGCGACCGTCCAGCGCAACACCTCCGACGAGTACCGCGGACGGATCGCGGCCGTGTGGGGCGCGCAGGTGACGGCCGGTACCTCCGTCGGCGCGGTCGCGGCGGGCGTCGTGGCCTCGCTGGTGCCGATCTCGATGGCCCTGACCATCTACGGCGTGGCAGGTGTGGTGATCATCGCGATCATGTTCGTTGCGACCCCGACGCTGCGGCGGTTCGAGGACACGGGCGATCTCGAAGCTGTGGGCTGA
- a CDS encoding S9 family peptidase, which yields MTSSKITPPVAKKVPLERTHHGHTFVDDYEWLRDKNDPEVVAYLEAENSYTEAQTEHLAPLREAIFEEIRSRTQETDMSVPTRMGDWWYYARTVEGKQYAIQCRCPIADADDWTPPDVTPGVELPGEQVLLDGNVESEGHEFFSLGAFSISHDGTLLAYSTDVVGDERYTLRIKDLTTGEMRADEIPGTAPGATWALDHSHVFYQTVDESWRPDTVWRHKLGTSVDEDVKVFHEPDERYWVSIGSTRSEKYLMIWVGSKITTEGWVLESENPTGEFRVILPRREGVEYGAEHAVIAGEDRFLILHNDVDPETGKKAENFVLAEAPVDDPSALRTLIEHRHDVRLEDVDAFEGHLVLGYRREALTRLAVWPLTDEGYGKLTELEFDEELFAVGPGANPEWTQPTLRLGYTSFITPSRVYDYTVSTGELKLLKSQPVLGEFDPTLYEQRREWATAEDGTKIPLSIVARKGTPENAPTLLYGYGSYEASIDPAFSVARLSLLDRGMVFAVAHVRGGGEMGRHWYENGKSLTKKNTFTDFVACARHLIDAGVTSPEKLVADGGSAGGLLMGAVANIAPELFAGILANVPFVDPLTSILDPSLPLTVIEWDEWGNPLENPEVYEYMRSYSPYENVEAKDYPAILAITSINDTRVLYVEPAKWVAKLRATKTGDAPLLLKTEMSAGHGGVSGRYEKWREVAFEFAWVLETSGACRAETAAG from the coding sequence ATGACCTCCTCGAAGATCACTCCGCCGGTCGCGAAGAAGGTGCCGCTAGAGCGCACCCATCACGGGCACACCTTCGTCGACGACTACGAATGGCTGCGCGACAAGAACGACCCCGAGGTCGTCGCGTACCTGGAAGCGGAGAACTCGTACACCGAGGCGCAGACGGAACATCTCGCTCCGCTGCGTGAGGCGATCTTCGAGGAGATCAGGTCGCGCACCCAGGAGACCGACATGTCGGTCCCCACCCGGATGGGTGACTGGTGGTACTACGCCCGCACCGTCGAGGGCAAGCAGTACGCGATCCAGTGCCGGTGCCCGATCGCCGACGCCGACGACTGGACACCGCCCGATGTCACGCCTGGTGTGGAACTCCCCGGCGAGCAGGTGCTCCTCGACGGCAACGTCGAGTCGGAAGGGCACGAGTTCTTCTCGCTCGGGGCGTTCTCGATCAGCCACGACGGCACGCTGCTCGCGTACTCGACCGACGTCGTGGGCGACGAGCGCTACACCCTGCGCATCAAGGACCTCACCACCGGTGAGATGCGGGCGGACGAGATCCCCGGCACCGCACCGGGAGCGACGTGGGCGCTCGACCACAGCCACGTCTTCTACCAGACGGTCGACGAGTCGTGGCGGCCCGACACCGTCTGGCGGCACAAGCTCGGCACCTCCGTCGACGAGGACGTGAAGGTCTTCCACGAACCCGACGAGCGGTACTGGGTGTCGATCGGTTCGACCCGCAGCGAGAAGTACCTCATGATCTGGGTCGGCTCGAAGATCACCACCGAGGGATGGGTGCTCGAATCCGAGAACCCCACAGGCGAATTCCGTGTGATCCTGCCGCGCCGCGAAGGTGTCGAGTACGGTGCCGAGCACGCCGTGATCGCCGGTGAGGACCGCTTCCTGATCCTGCACAACGACGTCGACCCCGAGACGGGGAAGAAGGCCGAGAACTTCGTCCTCGCCGAGGCTCCCGTCGACGACCCGTCCGCGCTGCGCACCCTGATCGAGCACCGGCACGACGTGCGCCTCGAGGACGTCGACGCGTTCGAGGGACACCTCGTGCTCGGCTACCGCCGCGAAGCCCTCACCCGACTCGCGGTGTGGCCGTTGACCGACGAGGGTTACGGCAAGCTCACCGAACTCGAGTTCGACGAGGAACTCTTCGCCGTCGGACCGGGCGCGAACCCCGAATGGACCCAGCCCACACTGCGTCTGGGCTACACGTCGTTCATCACCCCGAGCCGGGTCTACGACTACACCGTGAGCACCGGTGAGCTGAAGCTGCTCAAGTCGCAGCCGGTGCTCGGCGAGTTCGACCCGACGCTCTACGAGCAGCGCCGCGAGTGGGCGACCGCCGAGGACGGCACGAAGATCCCGCTGTCGATCGTCGCGCGCAAGGGCACCCCCGAGAACGCGCCCACGCTGCTGTACGGCTACGGCTCGTACGAAGCGAGCATCGACCCGGCCTTCTCCGTCGCACGCCTGTCGCTGCTCGACCGGGGCATGGTCTTCGCGGTCGCGCACGTGCGCGGCGGCGGCGAGATGGGCCGGCACTGGTACGAGAACGGCAAGTCGCTGACGAAGAAGAACACCTTCACCGACTTCGTGGCGTGCGCGCGGCACCTGATCGACGCCGGCGTCACGAGCCCGGAGAAGCTGGTCGCCGACGGCGGCAGTGCCGGTGGCCTGCTCATGGGTGCGGTCGCGAACATCGCACCCGAGCTGTTCGCGGGCATCCTCGCGAACGTCCCGTTCGTCGACCCGCTCACGTCGATCCTCGATCCGTCCTTGCCGCTCACGGTGATCGAATGGGACGAGTGGGGCAACCCGCTCGAAAACCCAGAGGTGTACGAGTACATGCGCTCGTACAGCCCCTACGAGAACGTCGAGGCCAAGGATTACCCGGCGATCCTCGCGATCACCAGCATCAACGACACGCGCGTGCTCTACGTCGAACCCGCCAAGTGGGTCGCCAAGCTGCGCGCGACGAAGACCGGCGATGCGCCGTTGCTGCTCAAGACGGAGATGAGCGCGGGACACGGCGGTGTGTCGGGCCGGTACGAGAAGTGGCGCGAGGTCGCGTTCGAGTTCGCGTGGGTGCTCGAGACGTCGGGCGCCTGCCGCGCGGAGACCGCTGCGGGCTGA
- a CDS encoding MDR family MFS transporter, with the protein MAASSRVDVGFGSERGPILIALMLATSLVALESTILATAIPTIVADLGGFTQFPWLFSAYLLTQAVLVPVYGKLSDVFGRTPLLLFGIGVFAAGSVLCAVAWSMPTLIAFRAVQGLGAGAVLPMAQTIAGDIYTVAERAKAQGYLASVWGMSAVIGPAVGGVFADFLSWRWIFWINLPLCALAAWVLVRNFREDTPSGPRPRVDWAGAATLAVGAALLILGLLEGGQSWAWTSATGIGIFAAGAALIAVFVWIESRAAEPILPIRLFTRRVLVTTSAVSCLVGAVVLGLTSYVPSFVQGALGTTALVAGFTLATMTIGWPIAAAQSGRLYLRIGFRNTGLVGAVPLLCGAALLTQVGVDSAPGEVALCCVLVGLGMGLIASPALIAAQSSVDWSERGVVTGANAFARAIGSAVGVAVFGALANAALGGAAADETVTGTPGAAQLADSVAPVFVAVLVCAVLLVSCVCLIPNRPAAAG; encoded by the coding sequence ATGGCCGCATCGTCGCGAGTGGACGTCGGGTTCGGGTCCGAGCGGGGCCCGATCCTCATCGCTCTGATGCTCGCCACCTCCCTCGTGGCGCTCGAGAGCACCATCCTGGCGACCGCGATCCCGACGATCGTCGCGGACCTGGGCGGCTTCACGCAGTTCCCGTGGTTGTTCTCCGCCTATCTGCTCACGCAGGCGGTGCTCGTCCCGGTCTACGGCAAACTCTCCGACGTCTTCGGCCGCACTCCGCTGTTGTTGTTCGGGATCGGGGTGTTCGCGGCGGGTTCGGTGCTGTGCGCGGTGGCGTGGAGCATGCCGACGCTGATCGCGTTCCGCGCGGTGCAGGGACTCGGCGCCGGTGCGGTGCTGCCGATGGCACAGACGATCGCCGGGGACATCTACACGGTCGCCGAGCGCGCCAAGGCGCAGGGCTATCTCGCCAGTGTGTGGGGCATGTCGGCGGTGATCGGCCCGGCCGTGGGCGGTGTCTTCGCAGACTTCCTGTCGTGGCGGTGGATCTTCTGGATCAACCTGCCGTTGTGTGCCCTCGCGGCGTGGGTGCTCGTCCGCAACTTCCGCGAGGACACGCCGTCGGGACCGCGACCGCGCGTGGACTGGGCCGGCGCGGCGACACTCGCGGTAGGCGCCGCCCTGCTGATCCTCGGCCTGCTCGAGGGCGGGCAGTCATGGGCGTGGACGTCGGCGACCGGGATCGGCATCTTCGCCGCCGGTGCAGCCCTGATCGCGGTGTTCGTGTGGATCGAGTCCCGCGCCGCCGAGCCGATTCTGCCGATCCGGCTGTTCACGCGACGTGTGCTGGTCACCACCAGCGCGGTGTCGTGCCTGGTGGGCGCGGTCGTGCTGGGTCTGACCTCGTACGTTCCGTCGTTCGTGCAGGGCGCGCTGGGGACCACGGCGCTCGTCGCGGGCTTCACGCTGGCGACGATGACGATCGGCTGGCCGATCGCGGCGGCGCAGTCGGGCCGGCTCTATCTGCGGATCGGTTTTCGCAACACCGGTCTGGTGGGTGCGGTGCCGCTGTTGTGCGGCGCGGCGCTGTTGACGCAGGTCGGGGTGGATTCGGCTCCCGGGGAAGTGGCGCTCTGCTGCGTGCTCGTGGGACTCGGGATGGGGTTGATCGCCAGTCCCGCGCTGATCGCGGCGCAGTCCAGCGTCGACTGGTCCGAGCGGGGCGTCGTCACGGGCGCGAACGCCTTCGCACGTGCGATCGGCAGCGCGGTGGGCGTGGCGGTGTTCGGTGCGCTGGCCAATGCAGCCCTCGGGGGCGCAGCGGCGGACGAGACCGTCACCGGAACTCCCGGTGCGGCGCAGTTGGCGGACTCGGTGGCGCCGGTGTTCGTCGCCGTTCTGGTCTGCGCCGTCCTGCTGGTGTCGTGCGTGTGCCTGATCCCGAACCGTCCGGCAGCGGCCGGGTAG
- a CDS encoding phosphoribosylaminoimidazolesuccinocarboxamide synthase: MRPSLESYQHLAGGKVRDLYVIDDEHLLLVASDRISAYDHVLETPIPDKGRVLTAMSVFFFKLLDATNNHLAGEPDDERIPEEVLGRALVVKRLEMVPVECVARGFLTGSGLLDYQATGSVCGVTLPQGLVEASRLPEPIFTPASKAALGDHDENISFDDVVEKVGLNLAMKLRQDTLDIYDRAAMYASDRGILLADTKLEFGLDKAGNLVLADEVLTPDSSRYWDANEYEEGKVQPSFDKQIVRNWLTGPESGWDRASDTPPPPLPQHVVDKTRARYIEAYERISGLSFDDWIG; encoded by the coding sequence GTGCGTCCTTCACTCGAGTCCTACCAACACCTCGCCGGCGGCAAGGTGCGTGATCTGTACGTGATCGACGACGAGCACCTGCTCCTCGTCGCCAGTGACCGGATCTCGGCCTACGATCACGTGCTCGAGACCCCGATCCCCGACAAGGGGCGGGTCCTCACTGCGATGAGCGTGTTCTTCTTCAAGCTGCTCGACGCCACCAACAACCACCTCGCGGGAGAACCCGACGACGAGCGTATCCCCGAGGAGGTCCTCGGCCGCGCACTCGTGGTCAAGCGCCTCGAGATGGTGCCCGTCGAGTGCGTCGCCCGAGGCTTCCTCACCGGCTCCGGCCTGCTCGACTACCAAGCCACGGGCTCCGTCTGCGGTGTCACCCTGCCCCAGGGGCTCGTCGAGGCCAGCAGACTGCCCGAACCGATCTTCACCCCGGCCAGCAAGGCTGCGCTCGGCGACCACGACGAGAACATCTCCTTCGACGACGTCGTCGAGAAGGTCGGTCTGAACCTGGCGATGAAGCTGCGCCAGGACACGCTCGATATCTACGACCGCGCCGCCATGTACGCGTCCGACCGCGGCATCTTGCTCGCCGACACCAAGTTGGAGTTCGGTCTCGACAAGGCCGGCAATCTGGTGCTCGCCGACGAGGTCCTCACCCCGGATTCGTCCCGCTACTGGGACGCGAACGAGTACGAGGAGGGCAAGGTTCAGCCCAGCTTCGACAAGCAGATCGTCCGGAACTGGCTCACCGGACCCGAATCGGGCTGGGACCGCGCCTCCGACACCCCGCCCCCGCCGCTGCCGCAGCACGTCGTCGACAAGACGCGAGCTCGCTACATCGAGGCGTACGAACGTATTTCGGGACTGTCCTTCGACGATTGGATCGGCTGA
- a CDS encoding phosphopantetheine-binding protein: protein MLDRTTVLADTARILDIDVDELDPSVSLVDQGLDSVRLMALVEQWRSAGVEVDFVDLASAPDLEQWIALLTRG from the coding sequence ATGCTCGATCGCACTACCGTCCTCGCCGACACCGCCCGGATCCTGGACATCGACGTCGACGAACTCGACCCCTCGGTGAGCCTCGTCGACCAGGGACTCGACTCCGTCCGGCTGATGGCCCTCGTGGAACAGTGGCGTAGCGCCGGCGTCGAGGTCGACTTCGTGGACCTCGCCTCCGCCCCCGACCTCGAGCAGTGGATCGCGCTGCTCACCCGCGGATGA
- a CDS encoding response regulator — protein MIRVLVVEDEPLIAEAHREYVGRVDGFEVVGVAHTGSDAVRAVASAARVGTPVDLVLLDIGLPDTSGLEVAARLSAGRPSPDIIAVTSNRDLEVVRTAVARGVVLYLLKPFTFAALQDKLEQYVAYRSALRDAETAAGQHDIDRAMSALRTSSSRPSTPKGISPDTLSKITDFLHHADGPRTAAEVGSAVGVSRVTAWRYLERLADDGAATRITEYGRAGRPQVRYELRR, from the coding sequence GTGATCCGGGTGCTCGTCGTCGAGGACGAACCGCTCATCGCCGAGGCCCACCGCGAATACGTCGGGAGGGTGGACGGATTCGAGGTGGTAGGTGTCGCGCACACGGGTAGCGACGCCGTGCGGGCGGTCGCGTCGGCTGCGCGGGTGGGCACACCGGTGGATCTGGTGCTGCTCGACATCGGGCTCCCCGACACGAGCGGCCTCGAAGTGGCTGCACGCCTGAGCGCCGGTCGTCCGAGTCCCGACATCATCGCCGTCACGTCGAACCGCGATCTGGAGGTCGTGCGGACGGCGGTCGCGCGGGGTGTGGTGCTGTATCTGCTCAAGCCGTTCACCTTCGCGGCACTGCAGGACAAGCTCGAACAGTACGTGGCCTACCGCTCGGCGTTGCGCGACGCCGAGACCGCGGCGGGCCAGCACGATATCGATCGCGCCATGTCGGCTCTGCGCACGAGCAGTTCCCGTCCGTCCACACCCAAGGGCATCTCCCCCGACACGCTGTCGAAGATCACCGATTTCCTTCATCACGCCGACGGGCCGCGAACCGCTGCGGAAGTCGGATCGGCCGTGGGGGTCTCACGCGTGACGGCGTGGCGTTACCTCGAACGGCTCGCCGACGACGGAGCCGCGACCCGCATCACCGAGTACGGCCGCGCCGGCCGGCCTCAGGTCCGGTACGAACTGCGCAGGTGA